The sequence below is a genomic window from Lolium perenne isolate Kyuss_39 chromosome 7, Kyuss_2.0, whole genome shotgun sequence.
acagtaactgggccgcccgatgggccacacgccacatcaccgtctatgggccacccgggcttgccggatctaggcactgtcgatggtacacccatgaagtatacccacaacagctaTTGAAATCGCTATGGAAAGGCGAGGAAGATGCTCTtagggcatgcccaatgcactgccctagaggtactgcctcacacctttagctaggttcgggtggtccaaagtaggttcggatgaggaggcaACCTCCTCTTCAGGAAGTGGGATCTTAAGCCTTAAAAGCATGCTTTTTGGAGAGATAAagagatacatagtgtcatatttgtgggattctttctctcttttttctaACTAAAGTTGTAACTTTCATTGGAGAGATAAAATTTACCATACTGATTCTGACAACTTTTTTACATGGAGCAACTAGTTGTGTATGcaccattgctcatgcccttaGTGCACCCTAAGAGTCACTGTGCAATCTGCACATGCACATCCGCGACTGAGAGCATCTCTAGTGGAATGTCCAAATGAGAAGGTCTATATCTCCATATAGACGACGATGTATAAAGATTCTCTTTTAGATCTCCTCCATTTTTCAGTGGAACGTCCATATTCAGAAGGTCTATATTCTCTCATCTATATTTTAATGTTATCTTCTAACTACCATTCAACAAGTGTAGTTGTCAGTTGTTCATCCGTAAGTAACAACAGGTAAAATTTATTCAACTGTTCGTAGAAACAACAAGGTTCAGATAGAAATTTAGTACTGTACTAGCAATTTACAAACAGCAGCAAAATTGTATGTGCAAAACATCAGCAAATCCAATGTGGCAATGTCGGCACTTGTATGTATAATATACACACCAGCTAAATTCAGCCTCTCCATATATCTCTCCTTTTCTCCTTTTCTAAAGGACATCAATTGCGTCTTCTACATCGATTGTGACCACCGGTGGAGAAGCCCCTCCGCCTCGTCTCTCCCCCACCTCCACTTCTTCCAGACCACCGCGCCTCCATCGGCCTCTGGCCCTCCGCCACGTCTCTCCCCCACGTCCGCTTCTTCCCGACCCCCGCGCCGCCATCAGCCTCTTGTCCTTCGCGCGGCGGCCTCTGCCCCTCCGCCCGACAGCCTCTGCCCTTCACCCTCCGCCCCGTTTCTCCCCCACCGTCCATCCTCTCGGCTGCGTCTCTCCTCCACCGGCGTGCCGACGGCCAGATTCCGCGCGCCCTAATCgattgaacaacaggagatacatCCATACAAGCGAAGGGATACAAACCTGGGCCGGCGGCGAGCAGGGGCGTGGCCGCGCGGGAGGCGAGCAGAACGCGGGAAGGAAGGCTCGCGAGCGAGCGGTTGGGTTTGGACGTCGTGGCTCCATCGTCCAGATTTGGACGATGCGTAGCAGGATTTGGTGGTCGTCCAAATTTACACGACGCTTTAGACAAGCCACTGGAGACCCTTTTTTACCTCACATCGTGTATACTTGCTTTAGACGATCGTTTAGACAAGCCACTAGAGATGCTCTGAGGAATCAAAGGATGACGAGTCGTATCTTGGTGGAGAAACCATGTGAGTGTGGAATAAGAAAAGAATAGTAAAAGGAAAAGATAAGCTCCGAGTCATGCAGCCTTGAAACAGGACCCTAATCCCACGCTCTCGCACCCACTAATCACGGCGGGCGCATCAATCAGGCAAGCAAGCAAGCCGCTGTCAATCATTAACGGCGACAAAAGACCAATCGCCCAAGCAAAATCCGCCGAATCTGGTCAACCAGATTTCTTTTCCCAAGCATATGCTGCTAATGCTAAGAAAATAAACAATATTTTTTTTTCATTTCCAAAGCAAGATAGAAAAAGCGACAGATTTTTTTGTGTCCAATCGGGTCACGCGGCACGTAGCCCCGCCTCGGACCACATGCACACGCAAACCCAAACTTAAAAATAATTGATTACTTCGCCCAGAAAATTACACTACTTTttttatttgttttgttttgtttcgaGCAAGGGAGCGAGCTCCTCGCCTCGGCTGCCTCTctcctctgtctctctctctacaCAGCTCGAGGTCGGCGCTCCTGCCTCAGCTCGCCTCGCCTCCGGCATTCCGCCGCCTCCCCCCGCCGAACCCATCCGCAGGCTCCCCCATGGACGACTTCGGCGGCGCTGATCCGGCGCGCCAGCATCACCTCTCGCCGCAGGGCGGCGGGGGCGGGCAGCCGCCGGTGCCGCGCTCGCCGACGCCGCTCGACCTCTCCGCCGCCGCGGCGTCGTCCGCGTACCACCACCGCCGGCTCTCCCCGTCCCCGCGGCCCCCCGCGCACCCGCAGCCGCGCCCGCCGTCGCCCTACGGCCAGATCCCCCCGGCCCACCACGCGCGCTCGCTCTCGCAGCCgctcttcttctcgctcgacgcGCTCCCGCCGCCGCCCTACGCCGATCTGGCCGTCCCGCCCTCCCCGCCCTCCTCCACCTCCGACCCGCCGCCCTTCGGCCTGCCGCCGCGCAGGGCCGCCGCGCACCGCCGCTCCCACAGCGACATCCCCTTCGGCTTCTCCCACCTCAGcccgcccccgcccccgcccccgccgGCGCCCGTCAAGCGCGAGCCCCCCGCGGGGCCCGACGGCGCCGGCGGCGACGACGCCGCCCTCTACGACCTCGTCAACGCCTACATGGACCTCGACGGCATCGACGCGCTCAACTCCGACGACCGCGACAGCCGCGCCAGCGGCACGCGCGCCGACAGCAGCGACAACGAGGCCGACAGCCAGTCCACCTCCGCCGACAACAAGAACAAGGCCCGCCATTGCCGGAGCCTCTCCATGGACAGCTTCATGGGGAAGCTCAACTTCGCCGCGGGCGAAGAGTCGCCCAAGCTGCCGCTGCCGTCccccgggggcggcggcggcctttCCAGGACCGGGAGCGGGTCCTTGGATGGCGGTGGTGCTGCCGCGCTGTTTGGTGCGGAGTTTGCCAATGGGGAGTTCAGCGAGGCCGAGAAGAAGAAGATCATGGCGAATGAACGCCTGGCGGAGATTGCTCTGACAGATCCTAAGAGGGTCAAGAGGTGTGTGCATTTCTTCATATATATTGTGAAAAAAGATCTCTTTCCCCCTCTCAAATTAAAGTACGCGACTCGTTCAATTATACAGGATTTTGGCGAATCGCCAGTCTGCGGCAAGGTCAAAGGAGCGCAAGATGAGGTACATTCAAGAGCTTGAGCACAAGGTACAGGT
It includes:
- the LOC127316478 gene encoding bZIP transcription factor 29, which codes for MDDFGGADPARQHHLSPQGGGGGQPPVPRSPTPLDLSAAAASSAYHHRRLSPSPRPPAHPQPRPPSPYGQIPPAHHARSLSQPLFFSLDALPPPPYADLAVPPSPPSSTSDPPPFGLPPRRAAAHRRSHSDIPFGFSHLSPPPPPPPPAPVKREPPAGPDGAGGDDAALYDLVNAYMDLDGIDALNSDDRDSRASGTRADSSDNEADSQSTSADNKNKARHCRSLSMDSFMGKLNFAAGEESPKLPLPSPGGGGGLSRTGSGSLDGGGAAALFGAEFANGEFSEAEKKKIMANERLAEIALTDPKRVKRILANRQSAARSKERKMRYIQELEHKVQVLQTEATTLSAQLTMLQRDSGGLATQNNELKIRLQAMEQQAQLRDALNEALTGEVQRLKLATGEITDGRMSKMGLQQQMNSQLIQMQQLQIQQQQQQQPSQMQQAQQQQQQQQQSQQSA